From a region of the Lysinibacillus irui genome:
- the holA gene encoding DNA polymerase III subunit delta produces the protein MLKEKVILIHGEEPLLCDEFVKSIMPDNLMSVEKYDMREESIIDVLMDASQGSLFGSDDKVVILNDCYFLGSEKALSDKEMEYVTEFINNKENTTTIVFRYPKIDKRKKLVKVLLKSAKVFEGKTIKSPQNWISKRAVGYGLRLNNIAVDKMVVELGTDLYLLDNELKKIKNRYPSEQMITAEMLNDVLSRTLESDIFKLLDRIMYRRVSAIDLLADLLMTGNEPIHVLLLIAKQLRMMEQVKINEITGHPVQQYLDVHPYALQKAKEQAEEYTLSDIQSKMEQVAELDLKMKRGQVDKVIALETLILKWM, from the coding sequence ATGTTAAAAGAAAAAGTAATTTTAATTCACGGTGAAGAACCTTTATTGTGTGACGAATTCGTAAAGAGTATCATGCCAGATAACCTTATGTCAGTAGAAAAATATGATATGAGAGAAGAATCAATTATTGATGTATTAATGGATGCTTCGCAAGGGAGTTTGTTTGGTTCTGATGATAAAGTCGTCATACTGAACGATTGCTACTTTTTAGGTAGCGAGAAGGCTTTAAGCGATAAAGAAATGGAGTATGTAACCGAATTTATTAATAACAAAGAGAATACAACAACCATAGTATTCCGGTACCCAAAAATAGATAAGCGTAAAAAGCTTGTTAAGGTCCTTTTAAAGAGCGCTAAAGTCTTTGAAGGGAAAACTATTAAATCTCCACAAAACTGGATTAGTAAACGTGCTGTAGGCTATGGGTTGCGATTAAATAACATTGCGGTAGATAAGATGGTAGTCGAGTTAGGGACAGATCTTTACCTACTTGATAATGAATTAAAGAAAATTAAAAATCGTTATCCTTCTGAACAAATGATTACTGCAGAAATGTTAAACGATGTACTATCTAGAACACTTGAAAGCGATATATTCAAGCTACTCGATAGAATTATGTATCGTCGAGTTTCTGCAATAGACTTATTAGCCGATTTACTAATGACAGGGAATGAGCCTATCCATGTCCTGCTGTTAATTGCTAAACAACTTAGAATGATGGAACAAGTAAAAATTAATGAAATAACAGGGCATCCAGTTCAGCAATACTTGGATGTTCACCCTTATGCATTACAAAAAGCAAAAGAGCAGGCTGAAGAGTATACATTAAGCGATATTCAGTCAAAAATGGAACAAGTAGCAGAACTTGATCTTAAAATGAAAAGAGGTCAAGTAGATAAAGTAATTGCTCTTGAAACACTGATTTTAAAATGGATGTAA
- a CDS encoding HNH endonuclease, producing the protein MKDIIEMNVKIRVKELSNCIYCNGKLPGTSKEHIFNSCWGGIHKTGQIICDACNSHFSAIDNSFNTFTKYIMNAWEFKGQRHKEVPTLKATDGTIIEKGGKPKKVSKFELSQQEDKSIRISINANSKNEGRNLFLQSTRNNYR; encoded by the coding sequence ATGAAAGATATTATCGAAATGAATGTGAAAATCCGTGTGAAAGAACTTAGTAATTGCATTTATTGTAATGGCAAGTTACCTGGGACAAGTAAAGAACATATATTTAACTCATGCTGGGGAGGAATACATAAAACCGGACAAATAATATGTGATGCTTGCAATTCACATTTCTCAGCGATAGATAACAGTTTTAATACTTTCACAAAGTACATCATGAATGCTTGGGAGTTTAAAGGCCAGCGGCATAAGGAGGTACCAACTTTAAAGGCCACAGACGGTACTATTATAGAAAAAGGAGGAAAGCCTAAGAAAGTATCTAAATTTGAACTTAGCCAACAGGAAGATAAAAGCATCAGGATTAGCATAAATGCCAACAGTAAAAATGAAGGTCGAAATTTATTTCTCCAAAGCACAAGGAACAATTATAGGTAA
- a CDS encoding helix-turn-helix transcriptional regulator, giving the protein MDTFKRIGFSVGDTVKLLWLHRSSETEINPKELHDTYEALFPGRNVAYDYVARIAKKLENEGYLTMSQVQHKKYYSITSSGREHLQNYESLYYNKFVEMLKVIDRIYFYLTKDGQKPEPPEYPLQQEFRAYFAKLISVKDMTRFMIFNLGMNRTEFYAAEVNEQLNELFGWSPSNGYLYEITRDMEAEGTIKGRWKEPKKRTVRLIKVTDAGEIFAKQVSSNLREQVVNVRKYLRSFVVFFE; this is encoded by the coding sequence ATGGATACTTTTAAGCGTATCGGTTTTAGTGTTGGAGATACAGTTAAACTTCTATGGCTGCATCGTTCCTCTGAAACTGAAATAAATCCTAAAGAACTTCATGATACCTATGAAGCTTTGTTTCCTGGACGAAATGTTGCCTATGATTATGTTGCACGTATTGCTAAAAAACTTGAGAATGAAGGGTATTTAACCATGTCTCAAGTTCAACATAAGAAATACTATTCAATTACCTCTTCTGGTAGAGAACACCTGCAGAATTACGAATCGCTATATTACAACAAGTTTGTTGAAATGCTTAAAGTGATTGACCGTATATATTTTTACCTTACTAAAGATGGCCAAAAACCTGAACCTCCTGAATACCCATTACAGCAAGAATTCCGCGCTTATTTTGCTAAATTAATCTCGGTTAAAGACATGACACGTTTTATGATCTTTAATTTGGGTATGAATAGAACAGAGTTCTATGCGGCTGAAGTAAATGAGCAACTTAATGAACTCTTTGGATGGTCGCCATCCAATGGGTATCTTTATGAAATCACTCGTGATATGGAAGCGGAGGGTACTATTAAAGGCCGTTGGAAGGAGCCAAAAAAGAGAACTGTCCGATTGATTAAAGTGACAGATGCTGGTGAGATTTTTGCAAAACAGGTCTCTTCAAACTTAAGGGAGCAAGTAGTCAATGTTAGGAAATATCTAAGATCTTTTGTAGTCTTTTTTGAGTAA